Proteins found in one Passer domesticus isolate bPasDom1 chromosome 16, bPasDom1.hap1, whole genome shotgun sequence genomic segment:
- the ZFP64 gene encoding zinc finger protein 64 yields MNRGGAGAAPAFPGPVQFPGSTTVLVELTPDIHICGICKQQFNNLDAFVGHKQSGCQLTSATAGATSTVQFVSEETVPSTQAQSTSRTIASETQTITVSAPEFVFEHGYQTYLPSESTEPPAAAVVSTPPKARSKKPSSSVPLKKLSCLYPGCQFKTSYGMKDLERHRRTHTGDKPHKCEVCSKCFSRKDKLKMHMRSHTGVKPYKCKHCEYAAADSSSLNKHQRIHSNERPFKCQICPYASRNSSQLTVHLRSHTGDAPFQCQLCPAKFKINSDLKRHLRVHSGEKPYKCEFCEVRCAMKGNLKSHVRIKHSMENTLKCPECDFQCGNKTSLRHHIRSHQPEQPVKCSECSYSCSSKAALKVHERIHGKERPFKCDFCTFDTKQRSNLTTHVRKAHGDKAKGRKHSLDKKEGERPKQGGSRQVAKLDAKKAFKCDLCDASFVREDSLRSHKKQHSLYNGSKGGELAVLQLQMDPGRQPSAPITVSHLQVPLQAAQVAPYNEGRVKIIVGHQVPQANSIVQAASVNVVPPGLLGTGQEEVLGSGRLQLLGQVSVLAPAPVAAGDAGPVAEPAVLLSAQEQGEGSALHQALLPGAAPGHEPPASQAFIASSGISCSDLEGLNALIQEGATEVTVVSDGGQSITVSTAAPPPPIFSSSSHTEGPKQSYSIIQSGAHTALLCPADSIPD; encoded by the exons atGAACCGCGGCGGAGCGGGGGCGGCGCCCGCCTTCCCCGGCCCCGTGCAGT TCCCCGGCAGCACCACGGTGCTGGTGGAGCTGACGCCCGACATCCACATCTGCGGCATCTGCAAGCAGCAGTTCAACAACCTGGACGCCTTCGTGGGGCACAAGCAGAGCGGCTGCCAGCTCACCAGTGCCACGGCCGGCGCCACCAGCACCGTCCAGTTCGTGTCCGAGGAGACTGTGCCCAGCACACAGGCTCAGAGCACGAGCAGGACCATCGCCTCCGAGACACAGACCATCACAG tTTCTGCCCCAGAGTTTGTTTTTGAGCATGGCTACCAAACCTACCTGCCCAGCGAGAGCACAgagcctccagctgctgctgtcgtCTCCACACCACCGAAAGCAAGGTCCAAGAAACCCTCCTCCTCAGTGCCCCTGAAGAAACTCAGCTGCCTGTACCCAG GGTGCCAGTTCAAGACTTCCTATGGTATGAAGGATCTGGAACGTCATCGGCGAACACACACAG GAGACAAGCCCCACAAGTGCGAGGTGTGCAGCAAGTGCTTCAGCCGCAAGGACAAGCTGAAGATGCACATGCGCTCGCACACGGGCgtgaagccctacaagtgcaaGCACTGCGAGTACGCGGCGGccgacagcagcagcctcaacAAGCACCAGCGCATCCACTCCAACGAGCGCCCCTTCAAGTGCCAGATCTGCCCCTACGCCAGCCGCAACTCCAGCCAGCTCACCGTGCACCTGCGCTCGCACACAG GAGACGCCCCTttccagtgccagctgtgccccgcCAAGTTCAAGATCAACTCGGACCTGAAGCGGCACCTGCGGGTGCACTcgggggagaagccctacaagtgcgaGTTCTGCGAGGTGCGCTGCGCCATGAAGGGCAACCTGAAATCCCACGTGCGCATCAAGCACAGCATGGAGAACACCCTCAAGTGCCCCGAGTGCGACTTCCAGTGCGGCAACAAgaccagcctgaggcaccacaTCCGCAGCCACCAGCCCGAGCAGCCCGTCAAGTGCTCCGAGTGCAGCTACTCGTGCTCCAGCAAGGCGGCCCTCAAGGTGCACGAGCGCATCCACGGCAAGGAGCGCCCCTTCAAGTGTGACTTCTGCACCTTCGACACCAAGCAGCGCAGCAACCTCACCACCCACGTCCGCAAGGCCCACGGCGACAAGGCCAAGGGCAGGAAGCACTCGCTGGACAAGAAGGAAGGAGAGAGGCCGAAGCAGGGCGGCTCCAGGCAGGTTGCCAAGCTGGATGCCAAGAAGGCCTTTAAGTGTGACCTGTGCGACGCGTCCTTCGTGCGGGAGGACTCCCTGCGCAGCCACaagaagcagcacagcctgTACAACGGCTCCAAGGGCGGCGAGCTGGccgtgctgcagctccagatgGATCCTGGCCGCCAGCCCAGCGCCCCCATCACCGTCAGCCACCTCCAGGTGCCTCTTCAGGCCGCTCAGGTGGCCCCGTACAACGAGGGCAGAGTCAAGATCATCGTGGGCCACCAGGTGCCTCAGGCCAACAGCATCGTCCAGGCCGCCTCTGTGAACGTGGTGCCCCCGGGGCTGCTGGGCAcggggcaggaggaggtgctgggcagcggccgcctgcagctgctgggccaggtcAGCGTGCTGGCCCCAGCCCCGGTGGCCGCGGGGGACGCGGGGCCCGTGGCGGAGCCGGCCGTGCTGCTGAGCGCCCAGGAGCAGGGCGAGGGCAGCGCCCTGCACCAGGCCCTgctccccggggctgcccccggGCACGAGCCCCCCGCCAGCCAGGCCTTCATCGCCAGCTCCGGCATCAGCTGCTCCGACCTGGAGGGGCTCAACGCCCTCATCCAGGAGGGGGCCACGGAGGTGACCGTGGTCAGTGACGGCGGGCAGAGCATCACCGTGTCCAcggctgctcctcctccccccatCTTCTCGTCCTCCTCCCACACGGAGGGCCCCAAGCAGAGCTATTCCATCATCCAGAGCGGGGCTCACACGGCACTGCTGTGTCCCGCAGACTCCATCCCCGATTAG